A single region of the Fusarium fujikuroi IMI 58289 draft genome, chromosome FFUJ_chr05 genome encodes:
- a CDS encoding related to 4-hydroxybenzoate transporter, translated as MRISWRLGSGYVESVDDYIGVLIPLEEAHLYSQAAKAKGAGHGETREEGEMDDLEMKEEREGMLEGDAAEYTVDGLRKEMREGRRGQWTTYEIKSKLMNKAIGDIGMGSYNWQLFVLCGCGWFADNLWMQGVSLCLPSLSGEFGVDEKTVRYTTSALFVGLSIGSFFWGIGSDFLGRRIAFNTTLLITSVFGIMSAYAQSWGSVCFFFSALGFGVGGNLPVDGALFLEFLPDASSALLTLLSVWWPFGQLVSSLIAWYFIGNWPVEQGWRYFIVTIGIVTFAMFVVRFFVFHLFESPKFLLNKGRQHEAVAVIHGLAYRNGTKTWLTSELLDLVACEDGEDLAHVAEKKIPAPSTIGFLREKFQSFSGERLRPLFQNKTLGMATSLIWFCWATIGMGYPLFNAFLPQYFARAHNEASDNMQSETDTISSDTYRNYAIASVMGVPGSLLAAYLVDHPSPFLGRRGTLASSTLLSAVFLFLFVFYGTTSTAQLLMSCVEAFAQNIMYGVLYAFTPEIFPAPVRGAGTGVASFLNRITGLMAPIIAATVPGDGATTPIIMSAVLILSAFIGICLIPIETRGASRL; from the exons ATGCGCATTTCATGGCGTCTCGGCTCTGGATACGTCGAGTCAGTGGATGACTATATCGGCGTGTTAATACCACTAGAGGAAGCTCATCTTTACAGCCAAGCGGCTAAAGCGAAGGGCGCCGGCCATGGGGAAACGCGGGAGGAGGGCGAGATGGACGATTTGGAGATGAAAGAAGAACGCGAGGGCATGCTTGAAGGTGATGCTGCTGAGTATACGGTAGATGGCCTACGCAAAGAAATGAGAGAAGGGCGACGAGGTCAATGGACGACATATGAGA TCAAATCAAAGCTCATGAATAAGGCAATTGGAGATATCGGTATGGGCAGTTATAACTGGCAGTTATTCGTTCTCtgtggatgtggatggtTCGCCGACAACCTTTGGATGCAGGGAGTGTCACTCTGTCTGCCATCTCTATCAGGCGAATTCGGTGTCGATGAAAAGACGGTTCGATACACAACCAGCGCCCTGTTCGTCGGTCTATCGATTGGGAGTTTTTTCTGGGGAATTGGGTCCGATTTCCTTGGTCGTCGCATTGCCTTCAACACTACCTTGCTTATTACCAGTGTCTTTGGCATCATGTCCGCTTATGCCCAAAGCTGGGGCAgtgtttgcttcttcttcagtgcCCTTGGTTTCGGCGTTGGCGGTAATCTTCCTGTTGATGGTGCTCTCTTCCTGGAATTCCTCCCTGATGCTTCCAGCGCTTTGCTCACTCTGCTGTCCGTCTGGTGGCCCTTTGGACAACTTGTCTCATCTCTGATTGCATGGTACTTTATCGGCAACTGGCCAGTTGAACAGGGTTGGCGATACTTCATTGTCACCATCGGCATTGTTACTTTCGCCATGTTTGTTGTCCGATTCTTCGTCTTTCATCTCTTCGAGTCACCCAAGTTCCTTCTTAACAAGGGTCGCCAACATGAAGCAGTGGCTGTCATTCATGGTCTGGCATACCGTAATGGTACCAAGACGTGGCTTACTTCAGAGCTTCTCGACTTGGTTGCTTGCGAGGATGGCGAAGATCTAGCTCATgttgcagagaagaagattccTGCTCCATCAACTATTGGTTTCCTCCGTGAGAAGTTCCAGTCATTTTCTGGAGAGCGCCTGCGACCTCTATTCCAGAACAAGACCCTCGGCATGGCAACTTCTTTGATCTGGTTCTGCTGGGCTACGATCGGCATGGGATATCCTCTTTTCAATGCTTTCCTTCCTCAATACTTTGCTCGTGCACATAACGAAGCATCGGATAACATGCAGTCCGAAACAGATACCATCTCATCAGACACATACCGCAACTACGCCATCGCATCTGTCATGGGCGTCCCTGGGTCTCTTCTCGCTGCATACCTCGTTGATCACCCGTCCCCATTCCTCGGTCGTCGAGGAACGCTTGCTAGTTCCACCCTCCTCTCCGCGGTgttccttttcctctttgtcTTCTACGGCACTACATCAACTGCCCAACTACTTATGTCTTGTGTCGAGGCTTTCGCCCAAAACATCATGTACGGTGTTCTGTACGCCTTTACGCCTGAAATATTCCCTGCTCCTGTTCGAGGCGCTGGCACCGGCGTGGCCAGCTTCCTGAACCGCATTACTGGCCTCATGGCACCCATCATTGCCGCTACCGTTCCTGGCGATGGTGCTACTACACCTATTATCATGTCTGCGGTCCTTATTTTGTCTGCTTTTATTGGCATTTGTCTCATTCCCATCGAGACAAGAGGTGCCTCACGACTTTGA
- a CDS encoding related to chaperone protein DNAJ: protein MSGYLSMLGWAFLPNLATGWLQSIYYGFTIRAGDPKPAPGSARYNSHRRTIHILVVAAYLCYTIFEADYEQRRISSYYADLGVPLDAADREIKTRFRRLAAMHHPDKAGKDAGDSAAFFMHLKVASDTLQDTAKRFAYERFGPEIARWQKCVTIRDYVTRGVVSGILPHYVVAAASIYILGLFGYMEFGKYYRWLVLIALCVFELHAVTRPEFPPFVSAINAVLLRFTSSPPYLPFQIISLARRLTITFYIALNQIGPLIAFMITGPEKSEEDDEKALRQSLHRLEMLTKQLDRDAVRLLDMEMAPFKGDNEATSNLQGKMREWLVQNTIRADPMVRDAMGTSLRKRRVDAPAGAKGNR from the exons ATGTCTGGCTATTTGTCCATGCTAGGCTGGGCTTTTCTCCCAAAT CTTGCAACAGGATGGCTCCAGTCCATCTATTACGGCTTTACCATTCGCGCCGGCGATCCAAAGCCTGCCCCTGGCTCTGCCCGCTATAATTCGCATCGACGCACCATACATATCCTCGTTGTCGCTGCCTACCTCTGCTACACAATCTTCGAAGCGGACTATGAACAGCGCCGCATATCCTCATACTATGCAGATCTCGGAGTGCCACTCGATGCTGCCGATCGCGAAATCAAGACGCGCTTCCGCCGCTTGGCTGCCATGCACCACCCAGACAAAGCAGGCAAGGACGCTGGCGATTCTGCAGCCTTTTTCATGCACCTCAAGGTTGCTAGTGATACGCTACAAGATACCGCGAAAAGATTTGCATATGAACGCTTCGGACCTGAGATTGCACGGTGGCAGAAATGCGTTACTATCAGAGATTATGTTACCCGTGGTGTTGTCTCCGGCATCCTGCCTCATTACGTTGTGGCTGCCGCATCAATTTACATTCTGGGCTTATTTGGCTACATGGAGTTTGGCAAATACTATCGGTGGCTAGTCCTGATCGCCCTTTGCGTATTCGAGCTCCATGCCGTAACACGTCCCGAGTTCCCACCTTTTGTCAGTGCCATCAACGCCGTCCTCCTCCGATTTACATCTTCGCCACCATATCTACCTTTCCAGATCATCTCTCTCGCCCGGAGACTCACGATCACTTTCTATATTGCTCTCAACCAGATAGGACCTCTCATTGCATTCATGATCACGGGGCCAGAAAAGTCTGAGGAGGACGACGAAAAGGCTCTAAGACAAAGCCTACATCGCCTTGAAATGCTGACAAAGCAACTTGACAGAGATGCTGTAAGACTATTGGATATGGAAATGGCTCCCTTTAAGGGCGACAATGAAGCAACGTCCAATCTACAGGGCAAGATGAGGGAGTGGCTTGTACAGAATACTATTAGAGCTGACCCTATGGTTAGAGATGCCATGGGAACGtcactgaggaagaggagagttgaTGCACCGGCAGGTGCGAAAGGTAACAGATAG